AAGCTCGCCCTCGGTCATGTCCTGGTCCAGCGTGTAGCCGCGGTGTGCTTCGTCCACGATGATGCAGTCGAAGGCGTCCAGCGGGGACGGGTTGTCGCTGCCGAAGATGCGCTTCACCATGGCCTGAACCGTTGCCACCTGCAAGCGGGTTTCGGCCTCGGCAGCCATGTCGCCCAATTCGGCGATGTTGTAGATCTTGGACAGGGGTTGGCTTTGCTCCAGCGGTGCTTCGTTGAAGGCGTCAATCGCCTGGTCCCCCAAGGCGGTCCGGTCCACTAAGAACAGGATGCGACGGAAGCGCTCAACCTTGAGCAGGCGGTAGATCAGTCCGATGATGGTGCGCGTCTTGCCCGTGCCGGTGGCCATGGCCAGCAGGCACTTGGTCTGGCCTGCGGCCAGCGCGGCTTCCACTGCGCCAATAGCTTTCTGCTGGTAGTCGCGGAGGCCCAAGTAGGCAAAGCCTTCCTGTTGCAGCTTGGCTTCGGCCTCGGCCTTGTTCCGGCGGAGCTGGTCAAGCAGGCCGTCAGGTGAGTGGAAGCTTTGCAGTGGCTTGGACAGATTGCCCTGGTTGCGTAGATCGCGGAACCAGGTGCCGCTGGCTTCAGGGCTCTGCTTGACCAGCGGGCGGCCGTTGCACGAGTAGGCAAAGGGTAGATGAAACAGGCCACCCTGGCCGTCGGGCCACGGGCCCTTACGGCCTTCAGCCAGCCAGGCTGCTTCGTACCCGGGCTCGATTCGAATGCCGCGGGCGTAGCGTTCGGCTTGGCCGATCTTCCCGGCGACGTTGATGTTCAGGCGCTTGGCTTCGACCGCAGCAATGGGCATGAGACCGGCGAACAGCACGTAGTCGGCGCTCTGCTTCCCTGCGGTGGGCCACTCGGCAATCGCCAAATTGCGGTTACGCTCCGGCCGCGCACCCTTGGCGTGCGTGAGCGCGTGGCTGTCGGCCTCCCAGCCAGCGTCCTTGAGCATCTGGTCGATGAGCAGGCGCGTAGATGCTTCGTCCATCGCCACTTTCTGTGCAGCCTGTGTGGCGCGCTTGGCAAAGGCCTGAATATCCTGTGAGCTGGGGATGGTTGCATGGGCATTGGCGGCTTGCAGATGTGCGTCGAACTCGGCCTTGAGGGTGGCGTAACGGGCGCCGGCCTCTTCGGCCAGGACTTCATAAACGCTGCGCTCTTCTGCTGCTCGTTCGGCCAGTAAGCGTTCTTGCTCCGCCTGCGCAACCAGCAGATCGGCCATCTGAGCCTTGGCAGCCTGTTCAGTCTGTACTTCCTGAAGGTGTTGTGTGAGGTCGGCCACTTGCTGCTGCAGCGCGAGCAACCGCTGGCTGGGGTCGTCCGGCAGAATGAAGGGACCGGGCTTGAATTCTGGGTTGCTGCCGAAGCTTCGGTGGAACCACAGAGCGATTTCACGCGCGACCTTCAGCGCCTCCAAACCCTCACGGAAACCGATGCGGTGATCCGCCTGATGCGCAGCTTCGTTGCCTCTGTGGCGCAGCAGATGGAACATCTGTCGTACTTGCGGATCAAGGCCCAGACACTGATCGACTGCGCGCAGCAGCTCGGCCTGAGTGGGTCGGATCAGGCGCACACCAACGCGGGAGGCCACATCCTGCGTGATCGACTCGGCTAACAACCGCAGCTTGAGCACGCAACTGGCCGGATCGAAAGGATAAAGCCGCTCGGCGGTCGCCCCAAGATCAGCGAGCAACGGGCTGTGCTCAGTTAGAAATCCGAAATTGCTGAGTCCTTGCGCGATGTCTCTCGCCATTGACCTCTTACTCCCCTGAGTCCTTGCAAGCCGGTTCGCCCGCAGTGTTTGGTGGACTTACCCTTTCACAACCGTCTTATGCACCCTTACGGCTTCCACTGCTCCTTCACCTCCAATGCCGCGCGATCTACAGTAGTCGAGTACCATGAACTCGACCATAGATGCTAAGCTTCGCCGCTCCTGCTCGGCGGCGGCGACCAGCGCAGCCTTCACATCCGGCGGGACTCTAACGCTAACAACCTCTGTCTTCGTGACGGCCACGAGCTGCTCCTGTGTGAAAAACGCTAGCGTTTTGCTAAGCATATCAGGAATTGTCTTTCCGGCCAACAAGTCTTGAAAATTGGTGCGCTATGCGCAAAGAACTATGGCGCGCGCAGTTGTGTTCGGGCGCTAACTGAACATGCTTGCCGGCCGCGACGTGCTGTACGCATGTCGTAAGCGTCCAGCGACACCACGTTCCGCAGCAGTTCAGTTCAGCGTAGAGTTCGTAAATGGCAGCAGCAAATCGATCTTGCTGTTCGGGCAGGTCCGCAGTTGATCGAGCGTGTCGGTCAGCCAGCGGGCAGGATCGAGCCCATTGAGTTTAGCCGTGGCAACCAAGCTCTGGATGGCACCAGCACGATGCCCGGCACGTGCCGAGCCAACAAAGATCCAGTTCTTCTTGCCGATCGCGATGGGCCGTATGACGTTTTCGACAGGGTTGTTGTCGATCGGGAGTGTGCCGGAGCCGGTGTAGCGCTCCAGTGGAGTCCAGCGTTTGATGAAGCTCGCGCACGAGATGCAGAATATTCTCCGAGCATAAGCCACAGCGAAAACTACGACATCTCCATATCGTATGATTTTAAAAACTGTGATTCCGTGCTAGACGTTGCAGTCTGTTAGGTCGTGCGGTGATTTGAATCCATAGTTTATGTGCAGGGACTATGCTAGTGATGAGCTGATAAGCAGCTTTACGCGAACAGGTCAGGTCGACTTGTTCTTAATGCTTGGCCA
Above is a window of Pseudoduganella dura DNA encoding:
- the hsdR gene encoding type I restriction-modification system endonuclease, which encodes MARDIAQGLSNFGFLTEHSPLLADLGATAERLYPFDPASCVLKLRLLAESITQDVASRVGVRLIRPTQAELLRAVDQCLGLDPQVRQMFHLLRHRGNEAAHQADHRIGFREGLEALKVAREIALWFHRSFGSNPEFKPGPFILPDDPSQRLLALQQQVADLTQHLQEVQTEQAAKAQMADLLVAQAEQERLLAERAAEERSVYEVLAEEAGARYATLKAEFDAHLQAANAHATIPSSQDIQAFAKRATQAAQKVAMDEASTRLLIDQMLKDAGWEADSHALTHAKGARPERNRNLAIAEWPTAGKQSADYVLFAGLMPIAAVEAKRLNINVAGKIGQAERYARGIRIEPGYEAAWLAEGRKGPWPDGQGGLFHLPFAYSCNGRPLVKQSPEASGTWFRDLRNQGNLSKPLQSFHSPDGLLDQLRRNKAEAEAKLQQEGFAYLGLRDYQQKAIGAVEAALAAGQTKCLLAMATGTGKTRTIIGLIYRLLKVERFRRILFLVDRTALGDQAIDAFNEAPLEQSQPLSKIYNIAELGDMAAEAETRLQVATVQAMVKRIFGSDNPSPLDAFDCIIVDEAHRGYTLDQDMTEGELAMRDQAQYLSTYRRVLDYFDAVKVGLTATPARHTTDIFGRPVYTYSYREAVADDWLIDHEPPIRYQTLLSQHGIHFDSGQQVEAINLGTGEIETAELDDELHFELESFNKRVISEPFNRVICEQLAQELDPMGEEKTMIFCATDAHADMVKRLLGDAFKAVHGDHYNQAAVEKITGASDKVDQLIRRYKNERFPTIAITVDLLTTGIDVPPICHLVFMRRVRSRILYEQMIGRATRRCDEIGKTVFKIYDPVDLYASLQAVNTMQPLVKDPKVTLEQLFEELNNPAAHEAAGSAPGRSHAHDVLDQLNQKLMRVLRDAAHKAEKKPALKEKLDQLEQQWGMPPQQLHRHLHQLGQEGGPQAAADFLRDNTRLLLQLAEVTQLLGTTYMPIIASHADELRQRSQSWGLYAKPEDYLDSFSQFVCAQVNQSVAMATVVNRPRDLTREQLKEVRLLLDGAGYSEASLKAAWRNHSNLDIAAGVIAYIRQAALGEALLPFDQRVAQAMLKIYALHAWTPVQRKWLERLAKQLTHELVIDRAFVNNAFANDGGAKQLDKLLGGQLDSVMGALASGLWPRAA